The window GACCCCGAGGTCATAAATATCGCGATAAGACCCGGCAGATATTCCCACAGGATTATAAAAGAGAGTGGCAGCTTTACGGTTAATATGCCGGATTATTCTCTGCTTGATAAAGTTAAGATATGCGGCGCGGTTTCAGGCAGAGACTGTAATAAATTTGAAAGGTCCGGGCTTACAGCCGTTTCCTCCGATAAGATACAGGCGCCTCTTGTGGCAGAGTGTCCCGTAAATATCGAGTGTGAACTTTTAGATATAAAACCGCTTGGTGTTCATGACCTCTTTATCGGCAAAGTAGTATGTAAACACGCCGGCAGCGGACTTATAATGGGAGATGGAAGCCTTAATCTCGATGGGATTGAGTTTATAAGCTATGTTAACGGCAAGTACAGATCTGTATGAGTGTAAAAACATATTTATTAAATACCTACCCGTAAAGGTAATGTAATATAAAAATTTAAATTATAAGTTTAAATTATAGTTGTTGATATTTTTAATTTTCTATGGTAAAATGTAGTTGGTTAAGAACATTTTATAAATTTATAAAATGTTTGCGGATTTTTTAACATAAATTCAGGAGGGGAAAATGAAAGTAGCTTTGAGAGGCTTATTAACATTATTTATCATTTTCGTTGTAACAACAGCTCCAGGCGCTTTGAGGGCTGATCCTTGCCTTGTGGTATATCCGGATATCAGTTGTATATACTATTACGATTCGAGTGAATACTATACGGTCGGTCCGGGTGATTCACTCTACGATTCCGAGTATGACCGCGGCGGGGAAGTTCTGCTGGAGGTTGGAAGTGGCGAGATCGATCTGAGCATTTACCAGGCGCCGGGTCTGTCCGGGTTTGAACCGTCGAGCGGAGAGAACGAGGGATTCGTTTTTTCGAACACGGCTTTTACGCTCTATCTTGACGGTTTTTCCAATGAGCCTACAACCTATCAGAATATCCTCGTTAAGTTCGACGATATTCTGCCGGAAGGGTGTTCTCCGCTGATTACGGTTGACGGACAGGTCTTAGCTGGAAATGAATATAATGCGGGTGATCTGGTTGTTTCCACGCCGACAGAAGAAGGCAATAATTATTCTGATACAATAGCCCTTGATATAAACTGGTCTGGATGCGAAGGGATTCACATCTGGGCGTTTTCAGATGAGGATTACAACGGTATACGAGATGGCGGGGAGTGCTTCACTGCCTATTCTCACGATGTGCAGATACCGTCTGAAAAATCAACTTGGGGCGCTTTGAAGTCGGACTACAAATAGGGAATGCACAGACCTGCAATTAATGAAATAAGAGAAGCGTCTAAAAGGATAGCTCCCTATATACATAATACTCCTGTTTTAAGATGCCAGGCGGTAGATAATCTCTTCGGCCGCGAGGTTTTCTTCAAGTGCGAAAATTTTCAAAAATCCGGAGCTTTTAAGATAAGGGGAGCGGCAAACGCCGTTTTCTCCCTTGAAGAAGATGAGGCTGAAAAGGGAGTTGCTACACATTCATCAGGAAATCATGGAGCCGCTCTGGCTCTCGCGGCACGGGCGAGGGGTGTGGGATGTTATGTCGTTATGCCTGAAAATGCTCCCGGAGTAAAAGTCAAAGCGGTATCCGGCTATGGAGCTGATATCTCTTTCTGCAAGCCCACACTGAAAGACCGTGAAAGAGTGTTGAAGGAAGTCGCCGATGAAACAGGAGCTGTTTTTATCCATCCATCCAATAACTCAGAGGTTATAGCCGGACAGGGGACAGCGGCGCTGGAGTTTCTTGAAGAGGTCCCGGATATTGACGCACTGATAACCCCTGTGGGGGGCGGTGGTCTTCTAAGTGGTTCCGCGATATCGACTACCGCTGTTTCGCCTGAAACAGCGGTGATTGCCGCAGAACCGAAGGGAGCGGATGACGCGTTCCGTTCTTTTAAATCTGGGAAATTAATTCCATCTGAAAATCCAGAGACAATAGCCGACGGCCTTTTAACATCCCTCAGCGATCTTACGTTCTCGATTATAAGGAAATATGTAAGCGATATCGTTACAGTCAGTGAAGAGAATATAGTGGGGGCAATGAGGCTTATCTGGGAGAGGATGAAGATCGTCGTAGAACCTTCAGCAGCTGTCGCGCTTGCGGCTATGCTGGAAAGTAATAACAGTATTCCGGGCAAACGGGTTGGGATTATCTTATCGGGCGGGAATGTTGATCTAAACGCCCTGCCTTTTTCGGGGAAAGATTAGGGAAAGCAGGTAGGCGCATCTTGCTCTCGTTAGGAATGAGGCGAATTTCCGTCGATCTTCCGAGAGATTAAAATGTTTCTTTCTTTACTTTACCCAGGTGAATTATAAATACTTCAGCCCTTGCAATAGTATTTCATTCTAGGTACAATCCCCCCGATGTTATTTAGCGTTAGGGAATAACCTGAACGCGGAGAATTATGGTTTTTCTTAACACTGTAAAATAAGGAGGAAAGAATGAACAAGCTCTACCAGGCCGCTAAGAAAACAATATACGATGGCCTTAAGTTAAAAAGGGGAGAGAGTTTGCTGCTCGTAACTGACAGAAAGAAGTTGAGAATAGCGGAAGCTATTGCCTATTGGGGCAATAAAAAGAACGCGGAAGTAACGACATATCTTATGACAGAGACTCTAAGGCCCATAACCCAGCCCACAGCAATCTTTAAATCAATGATGCGTAAGGCGGATGCTACTATCTATATGCTTGACGCGAGGATTGAAGAGAAACCATTCCGGGCGTATATGGTCGAGAATGGCGGGAAAAAGGGGCGTATAATTATGATGCCCGGCATCACCAGAAATATGATGGAGCGTCTTGTAAATATAGATTATCAAAAGATGAACACCTTAACAAAAAAGGTAATAAGAAAGCTCAAAGATTCTACCGAAGTTCATGTAACAAACCATCTGGGAACAGATATCACATTCAGCGTGAAGGGGCGCTGTTGGGAAAATGATAACGGGGAAATAAGAAAGATGGGAGAGCACGGCAACCTTCCCGCCGGGGAGTGCTATACTTGCCCGGTAGAAAATACATTTACCGGCAAACTGGTGATAAGTCTCATAGATGACAAGAAGGGCAGAGGTACGATGATCTTTGAAAAGGGCAAGCTTGTCGATTACAAGGGTAGAGGCGTGAGAGAGATTGTGAAAACGATCGGCAGGGATCCTTCCGGCTATATAATCGGTGAATTCGGGATAGGAACGAATAAGGGAGCCAAAATATGCAGGAATATGCTTGAAGCTGAGAAGGCGTTTGGCACGGTACATTTTGCCATCGGCGACAGCTATGGTCTTGGAAAGAACAAGAGCAAATGGCACTTTGACGGACTTGTTGAAAAGGCAACCCTGAACGCGGGCAGAAAGAAGATTATCAGGAAGGGTAAGTTTCTTGTGAAGTAGTTTCAGGTTATGAAGTTATGAAATATCAGGAAGGAGCGGTATTTTCCCGTTCCTTCCTGTTTTTTTGAATAATATTGTATGTTGCGACAATTATTCCGAATAAAGACCAGATGAAAAATGTGTAAGTACTGTTTCTGAGGTATTCAATCTTTATCTGATCGAAAAGGAAGATAACAATAACTACATGAAGTATCTTCATAAAGGCCTCTGGGAAAGGAGAACGCGTAATGGAAGCCTTTATACCTGAAAAGGTTGATTTTACGAGTCTATATATTAAGAATAAGAAGGCCAACAGCCCAAATATTCCCAAGCTGTTGAAGTAAAAGAGATAGAGATTGTGGGGCCAGAAGCCGACGTTAAATCCCGTTGAAAAATCCCATCCGGGACCTTGCCCGAACCACGGGTGTTTCATCCCTCTTTCTATCGCGGGAGCCCAGGTACCGAGTCTGTTTGTCGGAATAATTCCTCTTTGAAAAGTGGTTTTAACGACTCTGTCGAAGAGAGAACCCGACGTTGTGTAATTGGCCACAAATCCTTCAAGTACCACAATTACAACAGCTAATCCCCCTACGATATAGACGAATTTTGTTATATTTAAGTCCTTTCTAGAGAGGAACATAAGATAGACTATTCCCAAAACGAGAGAGAAAAACGCGCCTCTTGTTATAGTGGCAAACATCATAAGAAGATCAGTCAGCAGCAGGATTCCAAGGAGAGCGCGTGTTGCAGTTCTTCTCGCTCGTATCAGTACAAAGAAAATGATAAATGAATTCAAAGCAAGGAATTCAGCATTTAGTTCAAAATCATGAAAGGGTCCCGTCATTCTTATCCCCTTCATGATAAGTCTTGTTTTATGAGTAGTATACAGCCAGTTGGGAACTAGAACTTTACCGGGGAATATCATTTCAAAGATAGAAAATACGATCGCGAGAGATGCCGTTATCAGCATTATATTTACTGTTTTTCTGAGTTTTTCTTCGTCATCGATAAAATTTATAATTAAAAGCATGAATATCGCCGCGGCCAGAAAATTGCCCGTGTTAACAAGTGCAATATGCATAATTCTCGTTCCGGCAGGGACATTTATGAATGATAAAATATATGATAGAATCAGCAAAAGAAGGGGTAAGAAAACTGTTTTATCAAGATGGAATTTATAATATCCTGTTGAGACCCTGATAAGATAGATAAGCAGAATTATCAGTATAAAAATGGAGGTTGAATTTCCCCACGACATGGCAAACGGGAAGGGGTAGATTATAAGAATAAGCCAGACAGAAGCAAGAATGGAAAAATTCCACAGCATTAATACAAGAATAGAACCAGCTATGGCCTCTATAACTCTTTTGTTGGGATTATATATCTGGCTTCCAACTAGCAAACCTACGCCGGCGGTGATCATAAGGGTTTTTAGTTTCGATAAATTTCCCTTTAATAACCCTTTTTTATCTGTGTCAGCATATTTATTATCTGATTCTTTCATATAATTCAGGTGTTCATGCAAAAAGAATACCCGGAGAGGCAAATAACGGCCCTGTCAGATTAATATTATCTCTTTCTGGGGATCGGAAAGGAACTTGCCCCCGTCCTTTTCGACCACTATTATTTCTTCTATTGTAGCGACTCCGTAGTCGGGCATTATTATCCTCGGTTCAAGTGTGTAAATCTGGTTTTCTTCGATCTTAAGATAGGGCAGGTTTCCGTATCTTTCCCATTCCGGGCAGAGAAGCCCCGCTCCGTCATGAGTTTTTCTGCCTACCTGGTGCCCCAGGGCGTGAGGGAATTCCTCATAACCCCTCTCTGTGATGTATTCTCTTACAATCGAATCTATCTCTCTTCCCTCCATTCCTGGCCTTATTTTCTGTGCTCCAAGCGCTATAGAATCACGGATTGTATTGAATGCTCTTATTACTTCTTCGGGGGCTTCCTTTTCGTCTTTACGAAGGAAATACCAGGTCCGCTGAAGGTCAGAGCAGTATCCTTTCATTCTGGTGCCGAAATCTATATTAAGCACGTGTCCCGGTTTGATCTCTCTGTCTGTGGGCTGCGCGTGGGCTCCCGCTGATTCCGGCCCTGTAAAAACGGCCGGGCACTGAGAGCTTTCCCAGGAGGTTTCAACGCCTTCCTTTTCGACTTCGCCCAGGATAAATTCGGCTACTTCTCTTTCTGTCATACCGGGCTTTATTATTCCGGTTACACGTGAGAATATATCGAGAGTAAGATCAATATTTTCCTGAATCCTGTTTATTTCCTCTGGAGTTTTTCTTCCCCTTAATTTGGAAATTATCTCTTCTGAGCTTACCAGCAGGTTCTCATATTTAGTTCCCTTCAAATATTTACTAAGTGTTAAAAACATTCCATGGCTTAAACCGTCAGCCATAATATCGTTTTCAGAAAAGTTGATCGCTATTTTTTCAGGGGATAACCGGTCCAGTTCACCGAGCAGCGTTTTTCCTATTCCTTCTTTATAGCCGGTTACATTATAACCGCCGATTCCTCTGATCCTTGCCTCATCAAGGCTGCCCACGATCGCTGTTGGTTCTCCTTCGGCGGGAATAAGAAAAGCCGAATGCCATGTGCAGTTTTCGCCTAAGATAAGATCGAGTACCGGATCGCCGTTTGATTCAGTCTCTCTTACAAATGTAAGCCAGAGGTCTATATCTGTTTCTTTCAGTATCTCCCCGGCCTGTTTTATCTTTTCTTTGATCATTTGGGTTTACTCCTTGAAGTTTGATTAAGATAAACATCTTTTTGAATAGTAACAATAAAAAGAGAAAAAAGTTAAGAGTAATATTGTAGAAAGAGGTCTTTCTTGATATTAAAAGGAGAGTTTGGTATTTTTGTGCTGTCAATTATATACGGAATAAAAATTGCGTAAGCGCAGTTTGTACTTTAAAAATTACAGGAATAGTTTATGAACTCAAAGAAAATTTCAATAGTAATACCTGCTTATAATGAGGAAGATGGGTTAGTGCGTGCTCTCGGAGGACTTATGCCCATGGCAACAGATAAAGGCTGGGAAGTAATTGTAGTTAATGATGGGTCCTCTGACAGAACGGCGGATGTCGTTCTTCAGCATGAAGCAAAATTAGTCTCACATCCGTATAATAAAGGGTATGGAGCTTCTTTAAAAACGGGAATAAGAAACGCCGCAGGGCAGATTATTGTTATTATGGATTCAGATGGGCAGCATGATGCTGCTGATATTGAAAAATTACTTATACATATGGAGAACTACGAAATGGTAGTTGGCGCGAGAAGCAAGGATGTTCTAATTAGAGCGCCGGGCAAGAAACTTCTTTCTATTGTCGCGAACTTCCTTACCGGTATAAAGATCCCGGATCTGAATTCCGGGTTTAGAGCTTTCTATAAAGATACAGTTAAAAGTTTCATGCATTTTTGCCCCAATGGTTTTTCTTTTTCAACAACTATTACGTTGGCATTTCTTCGTGAAGGATTCGGTGTGAAATACATACCTATAGAGGCTGAAGCGCGTGTTGGAAGAACGAGTTCGGTAAAATTCTTTAGAGACGGATACAAAGCCTTCCTGCTTATAATAAGGGTTATTGTTTTATTCAATCCACTTAAGGTTTTTGTTCCGGCTTCGCTGGGGTTGTTCTTCCTTGGAGTCTTATTTACTCTATACGGTATAATTGCTTTCGGGAGAGCTCCTAACACTGGTATTTTGATTATCCTCTCTAGTGTCATCCTTTTCTTTATGGGAATTCTCGCTGATCAGGTTTCATCTATCAGGCGTGAGAGGAGATTCTGATTGATATTCCATGGAATAGCAGAATCTCTTCGTAGCAAAAAGACCAGAATTATTTTTCAAGTTCTGGGCATTATTCTATTTATTTACATATTAATACGCGTTGATCTATCGGCTGTCTTGAAATCTTTCACTAAAATAAAGCCACTTGAGGTAGGTATTATTTTGATAATACTTGTTACTTTTACATTTATAAAAGGGCTTAGGTGGAAAATTTTATTAGCAGGACAGGGTAAAAGTGTTTCAATGCTACGCTCATTTTCCGTTTATTCCGCTGGTTTATATCTTGGGGTTATAACTCCTGGAAGGGTGGGAGATTTTATAAAGAGTTTGTACCTTATAAACAGAGGGTTTTCGTTCGGGAAGGCTCTATTTAGTTCACTTGTTGACAGGATATTTGATCTGATCTTTCTTGTTCTAATTGGTTACATCAGTTTTATGTTTTTCCCGGGAATTTTTAAGAATCAGATTTTAGTGAGTACTCTGATTTTGATTTTCACCATTATTGCAGTTTTGGTTTTTTTCTGGAGGAGGGATATTCTCTTCCGAATAGCCAAAAATTTTACATCACTTATACTTCCATCCACATTGGGTTCAAAGATGGATCAAATAATATCAGAGGTTCTTGACGAATTTGAAACTTTGAGTTTATCATCAATCATTGGAATAATATTACTGACATTTGGAGCATGGGCACTTCATTATCTTACGTTTATAGTATTCGCGAATATTCTGTCGATAGAAATGTCGGTCTCTGTTTTAATTGTAACTGTATCAGCGGCGATATTTACCGCTCTAATCCCAGTATCGATTTCAGGATTGGGAACTCGTGAACTTGTTTTAATTTTTATATTCAATAGGATTGGCCTAACACGTGAAGCCGCCGTAGCATTTTCATTTTCTTTTATAATTGTATATATTATTCAGAGTACGATTGGAATGATTTGTTGGCTTACAGGTCCATTTCATTCTAGAGATCTACTATCAATTACACATGCAAAAGACAATTTGCCAAAATATTAGTTAAAACTAAAAGGGATTGTTGGGTGTAATTCAAATGTGGTGATTAAATATATATTACAAGAAAATGATTGTAGAAAGAGAGAAGGTTTATCAGAATGAGCCGCTATGTAAATGATTTTAGAATGAAAGAGGTGGAACTGTTCTGGGATGCTATAGCCGAACATGAGTATGAGCACGCAAATGATAAACTTGATCGAGTTCATACTCAACGTTTCAGGGGGGCTATAGAGAGACTTTCGATTACTAATGAATCAAGAGTGCTAAATGTTTGGTCAAGGATTGGTGATGGTGTTCCATTTCTGCGGAAGGCATTTGGCGATTTTAGATTGGTAAATGCTGAACTTTCCCTCGAAATGTTAAAAGCAAGCAAAAAACTCAACCCGGATGAATGTCACACCCAAACTTCGCTTCATGAGTTGCCATTTATCGATTCTTGTTTTGATGTCGTTATGTCACTCGAAACTCTTGAACATGTTCCTGACCCCCTCCTTTTCCTAAAGGAGATAAAACGTGTACTTACTGATGACGGTATGTTAGTTATGAGTTTACCGCCATCGGCTGCCGAATGGACGAGTATAGTCAACAATGTTCTAAAATTCCACCATGGTGAGGGTCCGCACCGTTTTCTCGCCCCTTCTGAAGTTAAGGAAATGTTGGTAGATGCCGGATTCAATCTTGTAAATTACGAGGGCACTTTATTCCTTCCTTTCGGAGGAATGTTAATTGAGAAAATTGACATGTTTATTGGTAGAATAATTGGCAAAGGCCCGCTTGGTCAGTTAGGAATAAGGCAATTCTATGTCTGCAAAGCTTCCAGTTGATATTCTGTTTGATAATGTTATAAACAAGGGATTGTGTACGAGGTGTGGCACATGTGCGGGAGTATGCCCAACTGACAATATTCATATTGGAGATCCTGTTGGTTCATCACTTCCAGTTCATGATGACAATTGTTCTTCCTGTGGGTTATGTCTCTCATCATGTCCGGGTGAGCGTGTAAAATTTAAACCTCTAGAACGATCGCTTTTTCAAGATCAAATATCTCACCCTTTATTGGGTGTTACTAAAAATATTTATCTTTCGCACGCTGTTGATCCTGAAATAAGAAGAGCAGGGGCAAGTGGTGGTTTAGCGACGGCACTGCAATTATATTTGTTTAGACGGAAATTAATTGTTGGTTCAGTCCTTTACACCCGGCACAGATCGGAACCATGGCGGGGAGAGGGTCGAGTAATAGAAGATGAAGTTGGCATTAAAGAGGCATCCCAGAGCCGCTACCACTTAAGCCCAATGAACACAATATTGGGTGATCTAAAAAACAGAGAGGGCAAATATGCTTATGTGGGGCTTCCTTGTCATGTTCATGGACTGAGAAAACTAGAAAAAACCGGATGGAAGGCTAATGCTGAAATTAACCCGGTAATCGGTATATACTGCGGTAATAATCTTTACTTTGAAGCCACACGGGTTATTCTTCGGAAGCTTGGAGTCAAATCGCTTGGGGATGTTGCCTCACTTTCCTACCGTGAGGGTAGTTGGCCAGGATGTTTTTCTGTAACCGACAGGAGTGGTCAGACAAAAGAGATATCCAAGCTGGATTTCAACCAGACTATTCCTTTCTACATCAATCACAGGTGTTTGACTTGCATTGATCTTACGAATGAACTTAGTGATATTTCAGTTGGAGACGGATGGGCAAAAGAAGAAGCTGCAAAAGAAGGGTGGTCTGTAGTTCTTACAAGATCCGAAACAGGCGACAGGATAGTAAAAGATGCTGCCGCAGCCGGCATTATTCATATAGAAGAGATATCAGCCGGTGATGCTGTTGCTATGCATTCACACGCCTTTGATCTTAAAAAGAAGGGCGCATTTATCAGATTGAAACTCTGGAAGAAATGGGGAATAGCCGTACCACGTTATGACAGGGCTTTTTCATCCCAAAAACTTTCAAGAAAAATAGTTGAAGTATTAGTTTCCTTACAATTTTTGTTATGTTCTTCAAGGGGTGGCAGAGCAGTGTTTAACATATTACCTCTTGCAGCTATGGGAAAAATATTCCGTTCTCTGAGAAAGCTATGGATGAAAATATCGAAGTAGAATTTTAATATACATTAATCTATGGAAAGGGATAAATTAATGAGAACAACTAAAGCAAAAAGAATTTGTTACCTGTTTGTTTTTTTAACAGCGCTGTCCCTATTTTTTCCTTTATGCGGACCCTTGATATTCCTTTCCGGACTGATTCAGACTTTTTTCCTCCCCGGTCTAGTGTTTTTCTTCCTTTTCGGGGATAATAAACGTCCCTGGACGGATAATGTGTTTTTTACACCCCTTATCTCACCAATTATACTAACACTTACTGTGTTGATTATGTCCCGGATAACAGGGGATTTTAATCTGTCCTTTAAACTCTCCGCGGGCTTGTATTATTTTCTTTTTGCTCTTGTGATCATTTTGAAGAAGGACCAATTTGGAGAATTGAAATCTGCCATACCTGTAAGTGTCATTACACTATCTATCTGTTACGGGATTCTTTTAGTTGTTACCTATTTTGTTAACGATTTTTTGCTGATTAGATCTGACGCCTGGTATCATGCCTCCGTAGTTAATGAAATAACAGCAAGAGGGATACCACCGATGGAGCCCTTTTTGCCCAACCAGCCTATTAGATACATGTGGATTTTTCACCTGTTTATTGCCACATGGAAAAATCTTTCAAATCTTCCCCTTTTTCGGGCTATGAGTTTTCTTAACATTATAAGCGCTTTTGCTTTGCCATACCTTGTAGCAAGAATCATTTCTTCATTCATTTCCAGCAGTCGGAAGGTGTTTGTCTCTACTCTTATAACGATTGCCGGACTGGAATCTGTTTCATGGATAGTATGGCCTGTTTTCCTTTTAAGGGCTCTTTTTGGTGAGGTCAGAGGAATGGAAGAGGTTTTAAGAAATATCAATGCAATCCAGCTTAGTGGACAGGGCCCCCTTAAGTTTTTAAGTCCATTTGGTACCTGGATGGTTAATCTGAGCGATAAATTTATTACTATAACTTCGTTCAGTTTTTCACTGAATCTCTTTCTTCTCGGCTTCGTGATTTTTCTATCGCGCGGGTTCCTTAGGAATTCTAAGATCAAAGCTGTTATTACATTCTTTGTTATTGCTCTTGGTGCGTTTCTCTTTCATATAATTACAGGTACGGTTCTTATATGTACCCTTGTTGGAGCGGGAGTACTGGTTCCATTCATAAGAAGATATATTTCGGAAGAGACGGCTTTATTCTTGCCCGAATCCCTTCCAGCCATCGCCGCGATCCTTGCTGCTGTTGCCGGGTTGC of the Candidatus Krumholzibacteriota bacterium genome contains:
- a CDS encoding flavin reductase family protein gives rise to the protein MIKGKKQFDNSFILAPVPVVLVASRHNKLGDNLITIAWCGVGCSDPEVINIAIRPGRYSHRIIKESGSFTVNMPDYSLLDKVKICGAVSGRDCNKFERSGLTAVSSDKIQAPLVAECPVNIECELLDIKPLGVHDLFIGKVVCKHAGSGLIMGDGSLNLDGIEFISYVNGKYRSV
- a CDS encoding pyridoxal-phosphate dependent enzyme, which gives rise to MHRPAINEIREASKRIAPYIHNTPVLRCQAVDNLFGREVFFKCENFQKSGAFKIRGAANAVFSLEEDEAEKGVATHSSGNHGAALALAARARGVGCYVVMPENAPGVKVKAVSGYGADISFCKPTLKDRERVLKEVADETGAVFIHPSNNSEVIAGQGTAALEFLEEVPDIDALITPVGGGGLLSGSAISTTAVSPETAVIAAEPKGADDAFRSFKSGKLIPSENPETIADGLLTSLSDLTFSIIRKYVSDIVTVSEENIVGAMRLIWERMKIVVEPSAAVALAAMLESNNSIPGKRVGIILSGGNVDLNALPFSGKD
- a CDS encoding aminopeptidase → MNKLYQAAKKTIYDGLKLKRGESLLLVTDRKKLRIAEAIAYWGNKKNAEVTTYLMTETLRPITQPTAIFKSMMRKADATIYMLDARIEEKPFRAYMVENGGKKGRIIMMPGITRNMMERLVNIDYQKMNTLTKKVIRKLKDSTEVHVTNHLGTDITFSVKGRCWENDNGEIRKMGEHGNLPAGECYTCPVENTFTGKLVISLIDDKKGRGTMIFEKGKLVDYKGRGVREIVKTIGRDPSGYIIGEFGIGTNKGAKICRNMLEAEKAFGTVHFAIGDSYGLGKNKSKWHFDGLVEKATLNAGRKKIIRKGKFLVK
- a CDS encoding O-antigen ligase family protein, translated to MKESDNKYADTDKKGLLKGNLSKLKTLMITAGVGLLVGSQIYNPNKRVIEAIAGSILVLMLWNFSILASVWLILIIYPFPFAMSWGNSTSIFILIILLIYLIRVSTGYYKFHLDKTVFLPLLLLILSYILSFINVPAGTRIMHIALVNTGNFLAAAIFMLLIINFIDDEEKLRKTVNIMLITASLAIVFSIFEMIFPGKVLVPNWLYTTHKTRLIMKGIRMTGPFHDFELNAEFLALNSFIIFFVLIRARRTATRALLGILLLTDLLMMFATITRGAFFSLVLGIVYLMFLSRKDLNITKFVYIVGGLAVVIVVLEGFVANYTTSGSLFDRVVKTTFQRGIIPTNRLGTWAPAIERGMKHPWFGQGPGWDFSTGFNVGFWPHNLYLFYFNSLGIFGLLAFLFLIYRLVKSTFSGIKASITRSPFPEAFMKILHVVIVIFLFDQIKIEYLRNSTYTFFIWSLFGIIVATYNIIQKNRKERENTAPS
- a CDS encoding Xaa-Pro peptidase family protein; translation: MIKEKIKQAGEILKETDIDLWLTFVRETESNGDPVLDLILGENCTWHSAFLIPAEGEPTAIVGSLDEARIRGIGGYNVTGYKEGIGKTLLGELDRLSPEKIAINFSENDIMADGLSHGMFLTLSKYLKGTKYENLLVSSEEIISKLRGRKTPEEINRIQENIDLTLDIFSRVTGIIKPGMTEREVAEFILGEVEKEGVETSWESSQCPAVFTGPESAGAHAQPTDREIKPGHVLNIDFGTRMKGYCSDLQRTWYFLRKDEKEAPEEVIRAFNTIRDSIALGAQKIRPGMEGREIDSIVREYITERGYEEFPHALGHQVGRKTHDGAGLLCPEWERYGNLPYLKIEENQIYTLEPRIIMPDYGVATIEEIIVVEKDGGKFLSDPQKEIILI
- a CDS encoding glycosyltransferase family 2 protein — translated: MNSKKISIVIPAYNEEDGLVRALGGLMPMATDKGWEVIVVNDGSSDRTADVVLQHEAKLVSHPYNKGYGASLKTGIRNAAGQIIVIMDSDGQHDAADIEKLLIHMENYEMVVGARSKDVLIRAPGKKLLSIVANFLTGIKIPDLNSGFRAFYKDTVKSFMHFCPNGFSFSTTITLAFLREGFGVKYIPIEAEARVGRTSSVKFFRDGYKAFLLIIRVIVLFNPLKVFVPASLGLFFLGVLFTLYGIIAFGRAPNTGILIILSSVILFFMGILADQVSSIRRERRF
- a CDS encoding lysylphosphatidylglycerol synthase transmembrane domain-containing protein yields the protein MIFHGIAESLRSKKTRIIFQVLGIILFIYILIRVDLSAVLKSFTKIKPLEVGIILIILVTFTFIKGLRWKILLAGQGKSVSMLRSFSVYSAGLYLGVITPGRVGDFIKSLYLINRGFSFGKALFSSLVDRIFDLIFLVLIGYISFMFFPGIFKNQILVSTLILIFTIIAVLVFFWRRDILFRIAKNFTSLILPSTLGSKMDQIISEVLDEFETLSLSSIIGIILLTFGAWALHYLTFIVFANILSIEMSVSVLIVTVSAAIFTALIPVSISGLGTRELVLIFIFNRIGLTREAAVAFSFSFIIVYIIQSTIGMICWLTGPFHSRDLLSITHAKDNLPKY
- a CDS encoding methyltransferase domain-containing protein — its product is MSRYVNDFRMKEVELFWDAIAEHEYEHANDKLDRVHTQRFRGAIERLSITNESRVLNVWSRIGDGVPFLRKAFGDFRLVNAELSLEMLKASKKLNPDECHTQTSLHELPFIDSCFDVVMSLETLEHVPDPLLFLKEIKRVLTDDGMLVMSLPPSAAEWTSIVNNVLKFHHGEGPHRFLAPSEVKEMLVDAGFNLVNYEGTLFLPFGGMLIEKIDMFIGRIIGKGPLGQLGIRQFYVCKASS
- a CDS encoding Coenzyme F420 hydrogenase/dehydrogenase, beta subunit C-terminal domain, producing MSAKLPVDILFDNVINKGLCTRCGTCAGVCPTDNIHIGDPVGSSLPVHDDNCSSCGLCLSSCPGERVKFKPLERSLFQDQISHPLLGVTKNIYLSHAVDPEIRRAGASGGLATALQLYLFRRKLIVGSVLYTRHRSEPWRGEGRVIEDEVGIKEASQSRYHLSPMNTILGDLKNREGKYAYVGLPCHVHGLRKLEKTGWKANAEINPVIGIYCGNNLYFEATRVILRKLGVKSLGDVASLSYREGSWPGCFSVTDRSGQTKEISKLDFNQTIPFYINHRCLTCIDLTNELSDISVGDGWAKEEAAKEGWSVVLTRSETGDRIVKDAAAAGIIHIEEISAGDAVAMHSHAFDLKKKGAFIRLKLWKKWGIAVPRYDRAFSSQKLSRKIVEVLVSLQFLLCSSRGGRAVFNILPLAAMGKIFRSLRKLWMKISK